Proteins encoded within one genomic window of Pygocentrus nattereri isolate fPygNat1 chromosome 9, fPygNat1.pri, whole genome shotgun sequence:
- the LOC108425502 gene encoding cysteine and glycine-rich protein 1-like: MPLGGGNKCGCCQKTVYFAEEVQCDGKSYHKSCFLCMVCRKNLDSTTVAIHENEVYCKACYAKKYGPKGYGYGGGAGTLSMDRGESLGIKHEVAKPHQSTNNSNTSTFAQRFGGSEVCRRCNKAVYAAEKVIGAGSSWHKTCFRCAKCGKGLESTTLADKDGEIYCKGCYAKTFGPKGFGFGQGAGALAHAQ, from the exons ATGCCTCTTGGGGGTGGAAACAAATGTGGCTGCTGTCAAAAGACAGTTTACTTTGCAGAGGAAGTGCAGTGTGATGGGAAAAGTTACCACAAGTCCTGCTTCCTTTGCA TGGTGTGCCGTAAAAACCTGGACAGCACAACTGTGGCCATCCATGAGAATGAGGTCTATTGCAAGGCCTGCTATGCCAAGAAGTATGGGCCAAAAGGCTATGGCTATGGTGGAGGAGCTGGAACGCTGAGTATGGACCGAGGCGAGTCATTAGGAATTAAACATGAAGT tGCCAAGCCTCATCAATCCACTAACAACTCAAACACCTCCACTTTTGCTCAGAGGTTTGGGGGCTCTGAGGTATGCCGACGGTGTAACAAAGCTGTGTATGCAGCTGAGAAAGTCATAGGAGCAGGAAGT TCGTGGCATAAGACCTGTTTTCGTTGTGCTAAATGTGGGAAAGGTCTGGAATCCACCACTCTGGCTGACAAAGATGGAGAGATCTACTGTAAAG gTTGCTATGCAAAAACCTTTGGTCCAAAGGGGTTTGGGTTTGGCCAAGGAGCTGGAGCCCTTGCTCATGCTCAGTAG
- the LOC108425483 gene encoding cysteine and glycine-rich protein 1-like — protein MVCCKNLDSTSVAVHENEVYCKACYAKKYEQKGYGHGGGGLLSMDRDESLGIKHEVAKPHQPTNNSNTSTFAQRFGGSDVCRRGNKTVHEAEKVIGAGSTCFRCAKYGKGLESTTLAHKDREIYCKGCYAKTFGPKGFGFGQGAGALAHAQ, from the exons A TGGTGTGCTGTAAAAACCTGGACAGCACATCTGTGGCCGTCCATGAGAATGAGGTCTATTGCAAGGCCTGCTATGCCAAGAAATATGAGCAAAAAGGCTATGGCCATGGTGGAGGTGGACTGCTGAGTATGGACCGAGACGAGTCATTAGGAATTAAACATGAAGT TGCCAAGCCTCATCAACCCACTAACAACTCAAACACCTCCACTTTTGCTCAGAGGTTTGGGGGCTCTGATGTATGCCGACGGGGTAACAAGACTGTGCATGAAGCTGAGAAAGTCATAGGAGCAGGAAGT ACCTGTTTTCGTTGTGCTAAATATGGGAAAGGTCTGGAATCCACCACTCTGGCTCACAAAGATCGAGAGATCTACTGTAAAG gTTGCTATGCAAAAACCTTTGGTCCAAAGGGGTTTGGGTTTGGCCAAGGAGCTGGAGCCCTTGCTCATGCTCAGTAG